The DNA segment CACGTTTAACACGGGCCATAATGCTCTCCTCTTAAACCTTTGCGATTTTGGGCCAATTACTTGGCGCGCAACATACGATCGACCAAGCCGGCATCAGACTTGTTCATGGTCTGGGTGCCACGCAGCTGGCGTTTGCGCTTGGTGGTCATCTTGGTGAGGATATGGCTCTTGTTGGCGTGCTTATGCTTGTAGCCCGCAGCCGTCTTTTTGAAGCGCTTGGCAGCGCCACTGTGTGTTTTTGCTTTCGGCATTTTGTACTCCAAAGTGAATCATGGCCTGCAAACAGGCCCCTTAGTAACTGCCAGCGGGAAACCCCTGGCACTGCGAGAGTGAGGAGGCAGCCGTCGCCCAATCACTTCTCATAAAGGAGGCAGCGGGGAAGTCATCCCCCA comes from the Microbulbifer sp. MI-G genome and includes:
- the rpmI gene encoding 50S ribosomal protein L35, with protein sequence MPKAKTHSGAAKRFKKTAAGYKHKHANKSHILTKMTTKRKRQLRGTQTMNKSDAGLVDRMLRAK